One window of Pseudomonas sp. ML2-2023-3 genomic DNA carries:
- a CDS encoding ABC transporter ATP-binding protein, producing MRKPGEAVIEVRDLCNRFGSQSVHEHLDLDVYKGEILGVVGGSGTGKSVLLRSIVGLRRPTEGQVRVFGQDLMSLQEAERSLIERRFGVLFQRGALFSSLTVMENIALPLIEHAGLSRPDAEHLACVKLALAGLPLSAADKYPSSLSGGMVKRAALARALALDPDILFLDEPTAGLDPIGAAAFDQLILTLRDALGLSVFLVTHDLDTLYTITDRVAVLSQKRVLVAAPIREVEDFDDPWIHEYFHGPRGRAAYEAATQLKEQ from the coding sequence CTGCGCAAGCCCGGCGAGGCGGTGATCGAGGTGCGTGATCTGTGCAACCGCTTTGGCAGCCAGAGCGTGCACGAACACCTCGACCTTGATGTGTACAAAGGCGAAATCCTGGGAGTGGTTGGCGGCTCCGGTACCGGTAAATCGGTACTGCTGCGCAGCATTGTCGGCTTGCGTCGACCCACTGAAGGCCAGGTGCGGGTGTTTGGTCAGGACTTGATGAGCCTGCAAGAGGCCGAGCGCTCGTTGATCGAGCGGCGCTTCGGTGTGTTGTTCCAGCGTGGCGCGTTGTTTTCGTCGCTGACCGTGATGGAAAACATTGCCCTGCCCCTGATTGAACACGCGGGTCTGAGCCGCCCTGACGCCGAGCACCTGGCGTGCGTCAAGCTGGCGCTGGCCGGGTTACCGTTGTCGGCGGCCGATAAATACCCCTCTTCGTTGTCGGGGGGGATGGTCAAGCGCGCCGCGCTGGCACGGGCACTGGCACTGGACCCGGACATCCTGTTTCTTGATGAGCCCACCGCCGGGCTTGACCCGATAGGCGCGGCGGCGTTTGACCAACTGATTCTGACCCTGCGCGATGCGCTGGGCCTGAGCGTGTTTCTGGTCACCCATGACCTGGACACGCTGTACACCATCACGGACCGGGTGGCTGTGCTGTCGCAAAAACGGGTGCTGGTGGCGGCACCCATCCGCGAGGTCGAAGACTTCGACGACCCGTGGATTCACGAATATTTCCATGGCCCCCGTGGCCGCGCCGCATACGAAGCGGCAACCCAGCTTAAGGAGCAATGA
- a CDS encoding MlaD family protein → METRAHHVLIGLFSVLVVVGGMLFGLWLAKASMDSTFKDYEVVFNEAVSGLSKGSSVQYNGIKVGDVIELRLDDKDPRRVLARIRLAASTPVKVDTKAKLALTGVTGTSIIQLSGGDPNSPDLKSKDGKLPEIVASPSPIARLLTDGSDLMANVNMLLHNANSLFSEENVSRVSKTLDNLEQTTTAIAGQRGDISQTLKQLAQVGKQASATLEQTTALMRNANGLLSTDGKQMFSSAERAMKSLEQSSATINTLIDNNEDSLNSGLQGLNQLGPAVNELRETLGTLRSISRRLEANPSGYLLGREQNKEFTP, encoded by the coding sequence ATGGAAACCCGTGCCCATCATGTATTGATCGGCTTGTTCAGCGTCCTGGTCGTCGTCGGGGGCATGCTGTTCGGTCTGTGGCTGGCCAAGGCGAGCATGGACAGCACGTTCAAGGACTACGAAGTGGTGTTCAACGAAGCCGTCAGCGGCCTGTCCAAAGGCAGTTCGGTGCAATACAACGGCATCAAGGTGGGTGACGTCATTGAGTTGCGACTGGACGACAAGGATCCGCGCCGCGTGCTGGCACGCATCCGCCTGGCCGCCAGCACCCCGGTCAAGGTCGACACCAAGGCCAAGCTGGCCCTGACCGGCGTGACGGGCACCTCGATCATCCAGCTCAGTGGCGGCGACCCGAACAGCCCGGACCTCAAGAGCAAGGACGGCAAGCTGCCGGAAATCGTGGCCTCTCCGTCTCCGATTGCCCGCCTGCTCACCGACGGCTCCGACCTGATGGCCAACGTCAACATGCTGCTGCATAACGCCAACAGCCTGTTCTCGGAAGAGAACGTCAGCCGCGTCAGCAAGACCCTGGACAACCTTGAGCAAACCACCACGGCCATTGCCGGTCAGCGTGGCGACATCAGCCAGACGCTGAAACAGCTGGCCCAGGTTGGCAAGCAGGCCAGCGCCACGCTTGAGCAGACCACCGCGCTGATGCGCAATGCCAACGGCCTGCTGAGCACCGATGGCAAGCAGATGTTCAGCAGCGCAGAGCGCGCCATGAAGTCGCTGGAACAGAGCAGTGCGACCATCAACACGCTGATCGACAACAATGAGGACTCGCTCAATAGCGGCCTGCAGGGTCTGAATCAACTGGGCCCTGCGGTCAACGAGCTGCGCGAAACCCTCGGCACACTGCGCTCGATCTCGCGGCGCCTGGAAGCCAATCCAAGCGGTTACTTGCTGGGCCGCGAACAGAACAAGGAATTCACTCCATGA
- a CDS encoding ABC-type transport auxiliary lipoprotein family protein produces MKRTYRLAGSIVLATSLSVLSACSILPKPEMVDVYRLPAAQAPMAASHSAPVKWSLRLDKPMASGALNNQNIAVVPEGNLISNYKGARWTDTAPVLMRNRLLDAFLQDGRIQGLSTDDSNLQADYELGGELLAFQTHYNGKSPEVLIQYNARLVRSSDQRVIASKRFEARQPLSNPLVPGVVAGFGQASDVLMPQVVQWVMQQGQAQR; encoded by the coding sequence ATGAAGCGTACCTATCGCCTGGCAGGCTCCATCGTGCTTGCGACAAGCCTGAGTGTGCTCAGCGCCTGTTCGATACTGCCCAAGCCCGAGATGGTCGACGTGTACCGGCTGCCGGCTGCGCAAGCGCCCATGGCTGCGAGTCACAGCGCGCCGGTGAAGTGGTCGTTGCGCCTCGACAAGCCGATGGCCAGTGGCGCCCTGAACAACCAGAACATCGCCGTGGTGCCCGAGGGCAACCTGATCAGCAACTACAAGGGCGCACGCTGGACTGACACCGCACCCGTGTTGATGCGCAATCGTCTGCTTGATGCCTTCTTGCAGGATGGCCGAATCCAGGGCCTGAGCACCGACGACAGTAACTTGCAGGCCGATTACGAGTTGGGTGGAGAGTTGCTGGCGTTCCAGACGCACTACAACGGCAAAAGCCCTGAAGTGCTGATCCAGTACAACGCCCGTCTGGTTCGCAGCAGCGATCAGCGTGTGATTGCCTCCAAACGGTTCGAAGCACGTCAGCCCCTGAGCAATCCATTGGTGCCGGGCGTGGTTGCAGGGTTTGGCCAGGCCAGTGATGTGCTGATGCCGCAAGTGGTGCAGTGGGTCATGCAGCAAGGGCAAGCGCAGCGCTGA